The following is a genomic window from Dehalogenimonas sp. 4OHTPN.
CCCCAGCCCAAGGTACTCCCCGCGCTGCCAGTAGACCAGGTTATGGCGGCTCTCAAAGCCGACTTTGGTCCAGTTAGAGATTTCATAGTTCCGATACCCCGCCGCTGAAAGCCTTGCCGAGGCCAATTCATACTCCGAAGCCGCCCGGTCGGGATCGACCGCCGGGAGCTCGCCGCGGGCGGCAGCCTCGCCGAGATTGGTGCCGGGCTCAAGCGTCAAACCGTAGAGCGAAAGGTGGTCGGCGCCCAGCGCGATGATACCATCGAGCATCGAATCCCAATCGGTGAGGCAACGCGAAGGCAATCCATAGATGAAGTCCAGGCTAAGGTTAGTGAAGCCGGCTTCACGGGCTTTATCGACTGTCCGCCTGGCGTCAGCCGCTGTATGCAGGCGCCCCAGGAAGGTGAGTTCGCCGTCTTCCAGGCTCTGAACGCCCAGACTTAGGCGATTGACACCCTCCTGCCGCAGCTTTCGGAGATATTCTTCGTCAACGACGCCGGGATTAGCCTCCAGGGTTATCTCCACTTTCGAATCGACATTGTAGTACTGGCGCACCGCATCAAGAATTCGCTCAACATCGCCGGCTGACAGCAAGCTGGGCGTGCCGCCGCCGATATAGATAGTTCGAATGACAGCACCGGGACGTCGAGTTAGTCGCAGTTCTATTATCAGCGCTTCGACATAATCCCGTATCTGCCCCTCCCGTGCAGTATAGGAGATAAACGAACAATAGCCGCATTTGCGCCGGCAAAACGGGATATGGAAATACAGGGAGAGTTCAGGCGTCATTTTATGTCAATTTTACCAGAAATGAGCCGTACCCAACCACTTGGGATTCGGCTGGAATAGAATAGACCGCCGGGGGAGGAGGAGCCCGGCGGTCTATTCTATTATGAATGAGGCGGAAAAAACGTAGTTAGATCAGGCGCCCCTCTAGCATCGCCAATTGGCGGAAGTCAAGAGCGGCTGTCTTGGTGATCAGTCGGCGCCACGATTCATTATCTGTCAGCGCATAAAGCGCGGTTTCTTTTCCTTCAACTGTGCAAAGAAGCCCCTTATCCTTTAAGCGGGCGATCGTCCGGTCAATATCTCTTGGTTTCATATCCAGACTTTCAGCAAGGGCTGACCGGGAGAACCGGGTGTAAGGATGACGGCCCAGAAGCCGCAGCAGACGCAGCATCTCCTGACTTTCGAGGTCATCAGCAAACTCCCGCATGAATTCCTGGATTTCGTTTTCTGTTATACGGCAGTTCATATTCAGCTCCAGGGGGGTGGCGGTAACCAACCGCCACCCCATGTCTAAGGGAATAACCGGGTCTTACCACCGTTTGGTGCTATATGAAGCGGGCGCAGCCGGGCGGGCCGGTTCTGGCCGGCGGGCGCCGACGAGACCGCGCTGCCGCAGGAAAGCCGGGATTTCCAGTTCTTTTTCTGTCTTGATGTTGCGGAGAAGGCGGGTAATTTCCTTATCACGTGAGTTGACCGAAGTCGACTTGTCGGCAAAACCGGTAGCGATCAAGGTCAAGCGGACTTCATCTTTCATCGAGTCATCGGTGTTGACGCCGAAGATAACGTTGGCATCGGGATCAACCGCCTGGCGGATGACTTCAGCCGCTTCATTGACTTCGAACAGAGTCAGGTTATCGGGCCCGACCACGTTGAAGATACAGCCTTTGGAGCCGTCAACGGAGACATCAAGCAGCGGGCTGGTGAGCGCCTCTTTGGCAGCCAGAACGGCACGGTTATTGCCTTTGCCGCGACCAATGCTCATCCAGGCCGGACCGGCATCTTTCATCACGGCGCGGACATCGGCATAGTCCAGGTTGATGATACCGGGGACGGTAATGACCTCAGCGATGGCCTGAACGCCGTGATGCAGTACCTCATCAGCCATGCGGAAAGCGCCGTCGACACCAGTCTTGTTGTCGCAAATCTGGAACAGGCGGTCATTGGGAATAAGGATCATGGTATCGACATTGGGCATCAGTTCTTCGATGCCCTCTTCGGCAACCTTCATGCGGTGGGAACCTTCAAATCCGAAGGGCTTGGTGACCACAGCGATGGTAAGAGCGCCAGTCGCCTTGGCCGCGGCGGCAACCACAGCTGCCGACCCGGTACCGGTGCCGCCGCCCATACCGGCGGTGACGAAAACCATATCCGAGCCCTCAACAACCTTCAGGATATCCTCGCGGCTTTCTTCAGCCGCTTTGCGCCCCATTTTGTTATCACCACCGGCTCCGAGGCCGCGGGTGCATTTTTCACCCAGCTGGATCCGCATCGGGGATTCGGTGATAGCCAGAGCCTGGGCGTCGGTGTTCATGGCAACAAATTCAACGCCGCGAATCTGCTCCCGGACCATGCGGGTGATGGCGTTGCAGCCGGCACCGCCGCAACCGATAACCTTGATTCTGGCGCCGCTGGGGACATAGATTGTTTTAGCCATATTCTTTTTCTCCTCGATTATTTTTTATTTTCGTTTAAACAGGCCGAAGAATCCGCCGCCGCTCTCGGATGAGCCGGAAATTGGTTTGACCGGGATCTCGGTGCGGCTTTTAGCTCGCCACATAATCAGGCCTACCGAGGTGGTGAACGCTGGATCGGTCAGGCGTTCTGAGACCCCGTACATGGCCGGCGGGGCGCCTATGCGGACCGGCAGGCGAGCAACTTCCTGACCCATCTCAGCCAAGCCGGGGAGATTAGCCGAACCGCCGGTGAGCACCATACCGCCGCGCAGCAGGTTCTGGTAATCCTCACCAGGAACCTCCAGCAGGGCTAAACGAACCATTTCCTCCACCCGAGACCGGATAATCTCGGAGACCTGGGACTGGGGGAAAGAATGGCCGCCTTCAGACAACATTTGGTCGTTGCCTGCATCACCGACCGGCATGACGCTGCCGTAACGCAGTTTGATTTCCTCAGCCAGCTCCCAGCTGACGCCGAGACCGACTGAAATATCATGCGTAATCTGATAGCCGGCAACAGGTAAAACCGACGTGTGGATGGGTTTCCCGTCTTTGAATACCGCGATGTCGGTCGTGCCGCCGCCGATATCGGCAAGAATAATACCGTCCATCATCTCATCGGCCGAGATGACCGCTTCGGCGCAAGCCAGGGGCGAGAAGATCATCTCATCGATCTCGACGCCGGCGCCTTTAATGCACTTGGACAGGTTCTCCACGGCGGTGGCTGAAGCCGTAACCATATGGGTCTCGACTTCCAGTTTGAAACCATGCATGCCAACCGGACTTTTGACACCTTCCTGTCCGTCAACGGTGTAGGACAAAGGAAGCAGGTGCAGCAAGCGGCGATCAGCAGGGATAGCGGTGTTCCGGGCAACTTCGAGCGCCCGATTGACATCCGCCTGCTTGACAACCTCGTCTTTGCGCGAGATAGCAATCACGCCTCGATTGTTGGCCGAGTGGATGTGGCGGCCGGTGATGTTGACGATTGCCGATGCCATCTTAAATCCGGCGGTCTGCTCGGCCATGCTAACCGCTTTGCGAATTGATTCTCTGGCTTCGTTGAGATTGACCACCATGCCTTTTTGCAGACCGCGCGATGACACCACGCCGACACCGAGAATCCGGATGCCGGCTTCATCAGCGTCAGCCATAATGGCACACACCTTGGTGGTGCCTACATCAATTGCTGAAAGTCGTTTTTTCAATTTCTCCTCCTTTTTGAGCCTTCTACCTGGCGCCGGCGACCTCACGCAGGCGTTCGGTTAGCCTGACTCCCAAGTTTTCAATATGCTGTTGGTGGACCTTTTGAGGAACCCTCTTGATCTCCGTGATGAACCCTTTGGGCAGCTGCCCGGCGCTCTGATTCTCCGGCTCGCGCAGCTCCGGCAGGATTTCCTTTATAAGAGCGATGACACCACGGTGCTGATGCTTGCCGGTGATGCTGACCACCGGCGAGTCAATTCGATGCCCGGAAGACATTTCAGCCAGTGCCAATGAACTCCGGATAGACTGGCGAGCTTCATCCAGATTGACCACCATACCTTTTTGTAGACCCCTGGAGGGTGCAACCCCTATGCCGATGACGGATACTCCCAGTTGGCTGGCCTCAGCAACCACTGTACATATCCTGTCGGCACCGATATCTATCGCCGACACTCGTTCCTTCACATACCCTCCAGAGTCAGACATGGAGACTATTTACCGCCTTCGCGGTAGCGGACATTCCATTTAGCGCACAGGCTCTCTACGAAAGCCCTGGTGCTGGCGTCGGGCGAGCGACGAAGCTCAGCCAGAAAACCGTGAAGCAGTTCGCCGCCGCTCATGCCGGGGGTAGGTTCCTGCGGACCTGGCAGGTTGATGGTGACGATCTCGGTCATTACCTTTTGATAATCGATTGCCGTTCCCATTGATTAACTCCTCCTGTTCTAAAATTTGCGACTATCTTATGCGCTGCCAAACGCAAGCGTCAATTTGTGTCCAAATTTGTCCTGCCTGTTTCCAAAAGAAAGAGAAATTTGTCCTCCAACTTATTGTTTCCATTTGTAATAATCCTTGTCATTTTTGTCCTTGTGGCTTAGAATAAGGGCGATTCAGCTATGAACATGCCTGTTTCTAAGACGCTGCCGCCTTATGTTTCCTACCGCACGTTTTGGAATTTTCTGGACGGACTAAAATCCGCCGTACCGGCGCGGATCGACAGAAGTTTTTGGGGCGACAAACTTTCAGGCTCAACCGGCGGTCAGCTCATCGCGGCTTTAAAATACTTGAAGTTGATAGATGGCGGCGGCGTGCCGACTTTGCGTTTGCGGCAGATAGTATTCGCAAAAGGCCCCCAGCGTTCTGATCTGCTGCGCCAGTTGGCCATGGAGGCCTATCCCTTCTTCCTTACATCTCTCGATCCAGCCTCGGCTACCTACTCTCAACTTGAAGAAAAACTGCGCGAGAATTTCCAGATAACCTCCGATGTCGGCCGCAAGTGCATCAAATTCTACATCGGGCTGGCGGGAGATGCCGCGATCAACCTGGCGCCGTTCGTCACCAAGAAATCCAAGTCTAACTACTCATCAGGCGCGGGACGGAAGAATAGGAGAACGGCGGCGAAACCTGCTGATTCTCTCGAAATACAGCCCACACCGACAGCCGCACTGCCTCACAACAACACCTTTGTTAACGAGGCGACCGCACCTCTTTTTCTGCCTTCACCTTCAATCAGCCAGATGCTGCTGACCAAATTCCCCGATTTCGATCCCGCCTGGTCTGACGAAGTGAAATTGCGCTGGTTCCAGGCTTTCGACGAGTTGCTCCAAAAAGTCCCCGGCGCCAAACGGTAAGCTGGGATCCCAATGGGTCTCAATAAGCAGGTTTCTACCTATTTTCCGTCGAATCTCAGTCCGAAGAGTGGTATAGCTACCTGAATATCACCTCTAAATTGGTTCGTAATATTATTATTTCAATCGTAACAGTAATATGTTATGTTAATTATAAGCGCCTGGCAATGGTTGGTATAATAGACCTTGATGACCGGAGCTTGCGAGGCTTACCTGGATATCGAAACCACCGGTTTCTCCCCGGATGATTGTCCCATCACCGTCATCGGCATCCATATTTGCCGCGGCCAAGATGAAGAATTCGTTCAGTTGGTAGGTGACCATATCACCCCCGAGGCACTGCTCGAAGCGTTACGCGGAGTTGAAGTCCTCTATACCTTCAACGGAGAGAGGTTCGATCTTCCTTATATCCGGCGGCGCCTGGGTGTGGACCTGATGGCTGAAGGTATCCGGCACTGCGATCTGATGCACCATTGTCACCGCCAGGGTCTGCGTGGCGGGCTTAAAAAAGTCGAAGTAAGCCTGGGAATCCGCCGCCGTCTTCCGGACATTAACGGTTACCAGGCGGTCAGGCTTTGGTGGCGTTATCTCAATGATTATGATGACCAGGCCCTGGAGACCCTGTTAGAATACAATAAAGAAGACACCCAAAACCTGAAGATACTCCGCCGGCGCCTCGAATAAGAAGGAACGGGAACAAACCTCCCCCGACCGCCGGTTTTTTCCTGGTCTCAGGGACATGGTAATATTAGAACCGTGCGCCGCGACGAAATTCTAGCCAAACTTAACGTCCGGCTGCCCGAAGCGGTTTCGGCTATTGCCCTACCCGCCCTGGCAGTAACGCTGGGGCTGCAATGTATCAGGGTTCTGATATCCGGGTTGACCTGGGTGCTGGGCGACAGGTTCCAGCTGGGCGCTTTCCAACTCGGAGTCATCGCTTTTACCGTCTTCGGAGTTGCTTTCCTGGCAAGCTTGCTGCGGCGTAAACTGGGGTACCGCCGGGTCGTTGCGGCGAGCCTGATCAGCCTTTCGGCCTCAGTCATTTTCGTCCAGGTGTGGCCGGGCGACCCGGTTTTCGGCCTGATTGCCGCTGGCGCGGGCACTGCCGCCTTTACATTGTTCCTGCCGGTCTATCTCGATGAAGTCCGCCGCCAGGAGAATGCCGCCATTCCGCTTTTTGCCGCCGGATTCCTCTGCGGGCTGGTGGTTGACAGCCTTTTAAGCGGAACCTGGGGGACATACGATCCAATCTGGCAGCAATCCGCAGTGCCGGTACTGCTGACCGCCGCCCAGGTGGCGGCGCTAATGTTTGCCACCGCTAAAGTATTGGGGAAAATCCCGATTTCGCCGCCCGGGCCGATCAGGAGTCGATCCGGGGCCTGGATAATCGTCGGCCCCTTCCTTTTTCTCCAACTCCTGATCCTCCAAAACATCCCTTCCCAGTCCACTCTCACCGGACTAAGCACCGCAACCACCTATTTATGGCTAATCGGGGCGGAACTTGCCGGAATAATCGGTGCTTTCTTTCTACACACCCGACATGCCGATGCGACCTATCTAGCGACACTTTTCAGTTCCGGCCTGCTGGTCACCTTCGCTTTTTTCCCCTTCTCTACCGGAGTGATGGGACTGGCGCTCCTGTTTCTAGCCCAGGTTTCCGCATGCTATCTGTTTTTTACAGTAGTTCTTGGTATGAACAACCTGCAGCGCGGGCATACCATGAACCTTTCCACCGCCAACGGGGTGGGCATGCTGCTTTTAGCCATCCTGATCCTGGCTTACTATGCGGTATATCAAATCGCGCTACCATATGAAAATTCGATGCTGGTGATGGTTTCGGCGGTGCTGGTTTCCGGCGGAGCGCTGACCTCACTGCGGTATTCCAAAACCAGGCTAAGGGTAAATCGAAAACAGTGGGCAGTGGCGCTCCTGGCTTGCGTCGTCGCCTTAGTGCCACCGGCGATCTACGCCTCGACCGAAACCCAACCAGCTGTACCCAGCGATGAAGGATTCCCGGTTCAAGTCCTCTCATACAACCTGCATAACGGTTTCAATTACATTGGAAAGTTGGAACTGGAAGCGCTGGCACTGGAGATCGAACGGAGCGGCGCCGATATCGTCGCTCTCCAGGAAATCTCCCGCGGCTGGCTGGTCAACGGCCGAGTCGATATGCTGACCTGGCTGGCTGAAAGACTCCAAATGGACTATTTTTTTGGTCCGACCACCGGGGCTTTCTGGGGCAATGCTCTCTTCTCCCGGTATCCGATCATCTCCGCCCAGAATCACCAATTGCCGTCAGATGGCCTGCCGCTTCAGCGGGGCTTTATCTCTGCCAAGATTAGCGTCGGCGGTGAGCACTTGCAGGTGATTGCAACTCATCTTCACCATGTTGAGGAAGATGCAGAGACCAGGATCGGGCAATTATTAGCGTTGATGGCTTTTTTTAACCCGGCAGAGCGCACCATCATCATGGGCGACCTGAACGCCGAACCATCAAGCACCGAAATCGGTTTGCTGCGGGGTTTGGGTATAAAAGACGTTATCGCTACCATCGAACCGCCGCCGGCATATACCTTTAGCGCGCAGGACCCGTTCCAGCGAATTGACTATATTTGGGTCACGCCTGACATCACCTTCTCCGAACCGGCGATTCTGACCAGCACCGCATCCGACCATTTCGGGGTGATGGTCACGATCACCAAGTAGCTAAACCAGTCGGTATTTGTGCCTCCGCCTCTTTTTGTGCCAGAATTACCGCCATTGCCGCGAACATCGGCATTGCATCAAAGCGATTGTCCGCCTTTCGCATCCGGATTCGGAAGAATGCACCGGACGCAGTCAACCTTAGTTTAATGCAGGAGTCTGATTGAGTACCGCCAGCGGAGTTGACCGGCGCGCCCTCATGGGGATCGCCATTACCATGTTATTCTGGGCGTCCTCGTTCGCCGGCATTCGGGCTGGCTTGGAGAGTTTTTCACCGGGCGCGTTAGTGCTGTTTCGATTCCTCATCGGCTCTGCTACACTGGCTGCCTGGGTGGCGTTCAGAGAGAGCATTCGCTTGCCGCGGCTGTCTGATGTACCCCTGGTCCTGGCTGGTGGGCTTGTCGGCATAACTGTCTACCATATCTGCCTGGCTTACGGCGAGCAGACCGTTACCGCCGCTTCGGCTTCTTTCATCATCGGGGCAGTGCCGATCTTCACCGGATTTCTGGCGGTAGTGACTCTAAATGAGCGGCTCGGTCTGCGCCAGTGGCTGGGCATCGTCACCAGCTTCACCGGGATCGGCTTGATTGCCCTGGGAGAAGGCGGCCACCTTGAATTGGAGAAAGGCGCGCTCGCCATTCTCCTTGCCGCGGTATGCACCTCCGTATACTTCGTAATTCAGAAGCGGCTGTTACGGACTTATACCCCACTGGAGGTGACCTGCTATGCTTTCTGGGTTGGGACAGCTCTGATGCTATTCTTCCTGCCGCAGCTAGCAGCCGAATTACCGGAGGCGGCGCCAGGCCCGGCGTTGGCGGTGGTTTATTTAGGCATCTTTCCCGCGGCAATGGCATATGTCATCTGGAATTATGTGTTCAGCCGTACCACGGCTTCAGTGGCGACCAGTTTCATGTATCTGAATCCAATCGCCGCAACTATAATCGCCTGGATATGGCTGGGCGAAACACCTTCACCTCTGGCGAGCTTGGGCGGGTTGCTGGCGCTCGGCGGCGTCATTCTGACCGCCAAAAGTATCCGTTAATCCCGTCTTATTTTGGGAATGAAAAAACGGCGGCGGCGGTTATGATAACCGCCGCCGCCGTTTCACATGCGCCGAGTCCTATCAAGGTAGTTCTAATACACCATAACCGCGGTAGGTTGGAGTCGCCCGGACATCTTCGTTATTGCCGTAAGCCCAAACGAACAGGTTCGGTCCAGAGAGCAGCGGCAAGTCGAAAGCGTCTCCTGTGGTGAACCGGCGGCGGAACTCTAGAACGGTATAGGGCGGGCTTTCACTCTCGTCGCTGGCAGCTGGAATTTCTTCCAGCGCCGCTCTCTCAAGCAGGCTCATCTGACCTCCGGTGTCCGGGTCGCTGATCACCGACCAGTTGGGATAATGGGAATTTGACCACATATCATAGACATTACCCGCGGCAACTCCGGCCCCGCCATATCCGGCGATCATATCCATTGGCCCGCTTCTTAGACTGTCAATAAACCCGATCCCAACCCACCCAGTGGTCGGCGCGCTAATGGCCATATAAATAAATTGAGTGTCAGTTTTCCAGTACACCTGGAAGTTGGCGCCAACGACCAGGCTGCCTTCGTATTCGCCAATCTCAATTTTACCGTCAGCCTTCCAATCAACCGGCCCCGTTGATGCCGGCGGCCCGCCGCCACCAGGAGGGTTATTGGAGGAGAAAAGGTCATCAGGAGACGATATCAGGCTGATTACTGAATAACTAACGGACAGGAAAAGACCTATCGAAGATAAGACGACTCCGGCAATGGGCAAGCCTTTCTTGGCTGGCCGCCGCCTGAGGATGATGATGCCCCAGACAAGGCCGATAATGGGAATAGGCAAACCGAAAAATGGGATCAGCCAGGTGAACAATGCGAGAATCCCAAGAACGAATACTTCACCACCCATATTGCCTCCTGAAGCTTGCCGGCGCTGCGGATAATGAAACTTGGGTTATTATACACCCAAGTAATTCAAGTCAGCCAACCGGAATCCGGTGCTATATTATCCAATTATGATGAAAAAGTGAAATATTTTTACATCACGGTTGTCTTACGATTGTCACCATCTTGACAATTAAGTGCGTTCACTTTAGAGTAAACCCATTCTTTCACCGGTCATTATTTACCGCCGGAGAACAGTAATATGCCTGAAGCAGTAGTCGTCACCACCGACGGGCTGACCAAAATATTCGACGAAAAAGTCACGGCGGTTAATAACCTGAACATTACCGTCCGTGAAAACGCCATCATCGGCTTCCTGGGTCCCAACGGCGCCGGTAAGACCACCACCATCAAGCTCCTCCTGGGACTTCAGAAACCTACCTCGGGCAGCGCCACGGTTTTCGGCATGGACATCAGCAAGGACAGTCTCGACATCAGAAAGCGAGTCGGCTACCTTGCCCAAGACCCACGTTTCTACGAGTACATGTCCGCCCGCCAGACTCTGCGTTTTGTCTGCCGCTTTTTTTATCAGGGTCCTGTTGAATTAGTCGAAAAACGGATAAACGAGACACTGGATATCGTGGGATTGACCCGCGTCGCCGACCGGCCGATCAAAGGCTTTTCGGTCGGCGAGCGCCAGCGGCTGGGAATTGCCCAGGCCTACATCCACGCCCCTGACCTACTTATCCTCGATGAACCGGCCGCATCGCTTGATCCGATGGGCCGGAGAGACGTGTTGGAGCTGCTGCTTCAATTGCGCGAAAAAACAACGATCTTATATTCGACCCACATCCTGTCCGACGTTCAAAGAGTGAGTGACGAAGTCATCATTATCAATAAAGGGGAACTGGTCACCCAGTCGGGTATCGACAGGCTCCTGGCGGGTAAGAATTCGACATATTCAATGATCACACGGGGAGACGTCGCTGGACTTCACGATTCCCTGATGTCGCAGCCATGGGTTGAAAGTATCTCCCGGAAAGCCCACAGCGGTCACGTGGATTGGGAGATCGCCGTCAAAAGCATCGAGTTAGCCGAGGGCAACCTGCTGCGGATAGCGCTGGCCGCTGAAGGTATCTTTGTTGTTGATTTCGGCCGCAGAAAACACCAACTGGAAGAAGTTTTCATGAACCTGGTGGAGGGGGAAAAAGTTGGCTGAGATTACCGTTTTTCATGACGCCGCTGACTTGATTCCGGTCAAAGCCAAGGGGTGGCAGGTCGGCTTTCCGAATATGTTCAAACGTGAACTGGAAAGGGTGTGGAATCCGAGGGCATTCTCCATTCAGACTTTAGCCTGGCTGGTGCTGCTCAATTTCGTCCTGGCAATGTTCATTCAGATGGACCCTGGGCCGTTCACCATTACCATTTTCATGTATGTTTCCGGAGTTCTCGTTCCCATGGGCGCCGCAGTGATCGCCTCCGGCTCAATCATCGGCGAGAAAAACTCCGGCACCGCAGCCTGGGTCTTGTCTAAACCAGCTTCCCGCACCGGGTTCATTATGGCCAAATTTCTAGCTATTTCCTCCGGATTTCTTACCTCCGCGGTTGTGATTCAAGGGATTGTAGCTTACGCCCAACTATCACTAGCGACTAAGTCCTTCGTGGCGGCTGGACCGTTTATTGGCGGCATGCTGCTGCTTTCGCTGGCAGTTTTGTTCTATTTGTCAATGACCCTCATGCTGGGTACCATGTTTGAGAGCCGCATGCCGGTGATGGGCATTCCGGTGGCACTGGTTATGGGGCAGATATTCCTGTCGTTGCCGCTGTCGGACCTCGCGGACTGGCTGCCTTATTTGTTGCCGGGGAACTTACTACAGCTCGGAGCCACAGTCACCGGCGGCACCGACGAAAACGGTCCGTGGATAATTACAGTGCTGATCTCGCTGGTCTTTACCGGCTTGTTTCTATTCCTTGCTCTGCACCGCATCCACCAGGACGAGTTGTAGTTTAATCTACTGCTTCACTTACTCCGGCAAGCAACCTGTTGAAAGCTGTTGACCAGTGGTTGCCAGCAAAAGTCTTGCACCCACCTGATAACCCACACCTCGATACTCCCGTACCCAACCTCGAACTATAAAAAAGTTGAAGGGGCAGAGTACTGCCCCTTCAACCTGACAATGATATGGTGCCCTTAACGGGTGGTTTTTAGGTCGTGAGCCTTTTCTGCCTGGTGGGCGAAGGTTGTCGCCGCATCGGTGATATCGACATCCTTGGTTTCTCGAACGTAGATCATACCGACGACGAAGCACACAGCAGCCACAGCCATAGGCCACCACAGCCCAGCGAAGTT
Proteins encoded in this region:
- a CDS encoding endonuclease/exonuclease/phosphatase family protein, producing the protein MRRDEILAKLNVRLPEAVSAIALPALAVTLGLQCIRVLISGLTWVLGDRFQLGAFQLGVIAFTVFGVAFLASLLRRKLGYRRVVAASLISLSASVIFVQVWPGDPVFGLIAAGAGTAAFTLFLPVYLDEVRRQENAAIPLFAAGFLCGLVVDSLLSGTWGTYDPIWQQSAVPVLLTAAQVAALMFATAKVLGKIPISPPGPIRSRSGAWIIVGPFLFLQLLILQNIPSQSTLTGLSTATTYLWLIGAELAGIIGAFFLHTRHADATYLATLFSSGLLVTFAFFPFSTGVMGLALLFLAQVSACYLFFTVVLGMNNLQRGHTMNLSTANGVGMLLLAILILAYYAVYQIALPYENSMLVMVSAVLVSGGALTSLRYSKTRLRVNRKQWAVALLACVVALVPPAIYASTETQPAVPSDEGFPVQVLSYNLHNGFNYIGKLELEALALEIERSGADIVALQEISRGWLVNGRVDMLTWLAERLQMDYFFGPTTGAFWGNALFSRYPIISAQNHQLPSDGLPLQRGFISAKISVGGEHLQVIATHLHHVEEDAETRIGQLLALMAFFNPAERTIIMGDLNAEPSSTEIGLLRGLGIKDVIATIEPPPAYTFSAQDPFQRIDYIWVTPDITFSEPAILTSTASDHFGVMVTITK
- a CDS encoding DOMON domain-containing protein, with amino-acid sequence MGGEVFVLGILALFTWLIPFFGLPIPIIGLVWGIIILRRRPAKKGLPIAGVVLSSIGLFLSVSYSVISLISSPDDLFSSNNPPGGGGPPASTGPVDWKADGKIEIGEYEGSLVVGANFQVYWKTDTQFIYMAISAPTTGWVGIGFIDSLRSGPMDMIAGYGGAGVAAGNVYDMWSNSHYPNWSVISDPDTGGQMSLLERAALEEIPAASDESESPPYTVLEFRRRFTTGDAFDLPLLSGPNLFVWAYGNNEDVRATPTYRGYGVLELP
- the ftsZ gene encoding cell division protein FtsZ translates to MAKTIYVPSGARIKVIGCGGAGCNAITRMVREQIRGVEFVAMNTDAQALAITESPMRIQLGEKCTRGLGAGGDNKMGRKAAEESREDILKVVEGSDMVFVTAGMGGGTGTGSAAVVAAAAKATGALTIAVVTKPFGFEGSHRMKVAEEGIEELMPNVDTMILIPNDRLFQICDNKTGVDGAFRMADEVLHHGVQAIAEVITVPGIINLDYADVRAVMKDAGPAWMSIGRGKGNNRAVLAAKEALTSPLLDVSVDGSKGCIFNVVGPDNLTLFEVNEAAEVIRQAVDPDANVIFGVNTDDSMKDEVRLTLIATGFADKSTSVNSRDKEITRLLRNIKTEKELEIPAFLRQRGLVGARRPEPARPAAPASYSTKRW
- the ftsA gene encoding cell division protein FtsA encodes the protein MKKRLSAIDVGTTKVCAIMADADEAGIRILGVGVVSSRGLQKGMVVNLNEARESIRKAVSMAEQTAGFKMASAIVNITGRHIHSANNRGVIAISRKDEVVKQADVNRALEVARNTAIPADRRLLHLLPLSYTVDGQEGVKSPVGMHGFKLEVETHMVTASATAVENLSKCIKGAGVEIDEMIFSPLACAEAVISADEMMDGIILADIGGGTTDIAVFKDGKPIHTSVLPVAGYQITHDISVGLGVSWELAEEIKLRYGSVMPVGDAGNDQMLSEGGHSFPQSQVSEIIRSRVEEMVRLALLEVPGEDYQNLLRGGMVLTGGSANLPGLAEMGQEVARLPVRIGAPPAMYGVSERLTDPAFTTSVGLIMWRAKSRTEIPVKPISGSSESGGGFFGLFKRK
- a CDS encoding EamA family transporter, which encodes MSTASGVDRRALMGIAITMLFWASSFAGIRAGLESFSPGALVLFRFLIGSATLAAWVAFRESIRLPRLSDVPLVLAGGLVGITVYHICLAYGEQTVTAASASFIIGAVPIFTGFLAVVTLNERLGLRQWLGIVTSFTGIGLIALGEGGHLELEKGALAILLAAVCTSVYFVIQKRLLRTYTPLEVTCYAFWVGTALMLFFLPQLAAELPEAAPGPALAVVYLGIFPAAMAYVIWNYVFSRTTASVATSFMYLNPIAATIIAWIWLGETPSPLASLGGLLALGGVILTAKSIR
- the hemW gene encoding radical SAM family heme chaperone HemW, coding for MTPELSLYFHIPFCRRKCGYCSFISYTAREGQIRDYVEALIIELRLTRRPGAVIRTIYIGGGTPSLLSAGDVERILDAVRQYYNVDSKVEITLEANPGVVDEEYLRKLRQEGVNRLSLGVQSLEDGELTFLGRLHTAADARRTVDKAREAGFTNLSLDFIYGLPSRCLTDWDSMLDGIIALGADHLSLYGLTLEPGTNLGEAAARGELPAVDPDRAASEYELASARLSAAGYRNYEISNWTKVGFESRHNLVYWQRGEYLGLGVAAHSFTDERRIANTDSLDGYIGALASGTLPKREIETVDEPGALSESIILALRLAEGVSLDDIGRQFKIDLWSRYAAEIGELSAFGLVEVSGERLRLTPKGRLLGNEVFLRFLPEKLMI
- a CDS encoding ABC transporter permease subunit, translated to MAEITVFHDAADLIPVKAKGWQVGFPNMFKRELERVWNPRAFSIQTLAWLVLLNFVLAMFIQMDPGPFTITIFMYVSGVLVPMGAAVIASGSIIGEKNSGTAAWVLSKPASRTGFIMAKFLAISSGFLTSAVVIQGIVAYAQLSLATKSFVAAGPFIGGMLLLSLAVLFYLSMTLMLGTMFESRMPVMGIPVALVMGQIFLSLPLSDLADWLPYLLPGNLLQLGATVTGGTDENGPWIITVLISLVFTGLFLFLALHRIHQDEL
- a CDS encoding ABC transporter ATP-binding protein — protein: MPEAVVVTTDGLTKIFDEKVTAVNNLNITVRENAIIGFLGPNGAGKTTTIKLLLGLQKPTSGSATVFGMDISKDSLDIRKRVGYLAQDPRFYEYMSARQTLRFVCRFFYQGPVELVEKRINETLDIVGLTRVADRPIKGFSVGERQRLGIAQAYIHAPDLLILDEPAASLDPMGRRDVLELLLQLREKTTILYSTHILSDVQRVSDEVIIINKGELVTQSGIDRLLAGKNSTYSMITRGDVAGLHDSLMSQPWVESISRKAHSGHVDWEIAVKSIELAEGNLLRIALAAEGIFVVDFGRRKHQLEEVFMNLVEGEKVG
- a CDS encoding ribonuclease H-like domain-containing protein encodes the protein MTGACEAYLDIETTGFSPDDCPITVIGIHICRGQDEEFVQLVGDHITPEALLEALRGVEVLYTFNGERFDLPYIRRRLGVDLMAEGIRHCDLMHHCHRQGLRGGLKKVEVSLGIRRRLPDINGYQAVRLWWRYLNDYDDQALETLLEYNKEDTQNLKILRRRLE